The nucleotide sequence GGCGGCCGCCGCCCGGCCCTGCGGCTGCTGGCCGCGGCCGTCGCCGGCCCGCTGACCCGCACCCCGGCCCACGCGGCGGTCCGCGTACGGCGGCTGCGGGTGGACGGCATCGCGCCGGGCACCCTCCTCGCGTACGACGGCGAAGTCACCGAGGTGCGGGGCGATCTGACGCTCCGCAAGCTCCCGGAGGCGCTGACGGTCTACCGGCCGGTACCGCTGCACTGACCCACCACGCCAGTCCACAATTCAAGACGGCGGTCTCATTATTTGGGGCGCTCGCGTACGGTTCGGGAACGAACTCGTGGACCTCACGGACCTCGTGGAAGGGGAACGGCCATGTCGAAGGCACGGGAGACCGCCGTCTACACGCACGGACACCATGAGTCGGTGCTGCGCTCGCACACCTGGCGGACGGCCGCCAACTCGGCGGCCTACCTCCTCGGTTCGCTGAAGCCCCACATGAAGATCCTGGACATCGGCTGCGGTCCGGGCACCATCACCGCGGACCTGGCCGCCCTCGTGCCGGACGGGCAGGTCACCGGCGTCGACCACGCCCCCGGCATCCTGGACCAGGCCCGCGCCACAGCGGCCGAACGCGGTCTGGGCAACGTGGACTTCGCCGTCGCGGACGTCCACTCCCTGGACTACCCGGACGACACCTTCTGCGTGGTCCACGCCCACCAGGTGCTCCAGCACGTCGGCGACCCGGTGCGGGCGCTGCGCGAGATGTGCCGGGTGACCAGGCCGGGCGGTCTGATCGCCGTCCGTGACTCCGACTACGCGGCGATGACCTGGTACCCCGGGTCCCCGGGCATGGACCACTGGCTGGACCTGTACCGCCGGGTGGCCCGCGCCAACGGCGGTGAGCCCGACGCGGGACGCCGGCTGAAGTCCTGGGCCCTGCGCGCCGGACTCACCGACATCACGGCCACCTCCGCCACCTGGACCTACGCCACGGCGGACGAGCGGGCCTGGTGGAGCGGACTGTGGGCGGACCGGACGGTGGCCTCCGCGTACGCCGAGCGGGCCACGGAGAGCGGTCACGCGACGGCCGAGCAGCTCCACGCGATCGGGGCGGCCTGGCGGGAGTGGGGGCGGCAGGAGGACGGCTGGTTCGCCGTGCTGCACGGAGAGATTCTCTGCCGTAAGGCGGCCTGAAAGGGCACATTCCGGAAACCCGGACCATCAGGAGGTTCGCAACGAGTGGTGGATTCACCCACGTTCGCAGGTGAATCCACTTCCGCGTTCACTCCCGCGGTAGCAACGGTCCGAGCGGCCCGAGGTCCAGATTGAGGTCCTCGGGCCGCAGTCCGTAGCGCTCGCGCAGCTCGGTCATCCGGTCGTCGAGCAGCATCAGCGTGAGCCCGATGCGCTCCTCCTGGTCCTCCGAGAGCTCCCCGGTGTCGAAGCGGCGCAGCGCCTGCCGCTCCATGAGCTGGCGCAGCAGTTCGACGACGGTCAGGACCAGCTTGACGAGGTCCCTCTCCACCGTGTCGGGCTCCAGTTCGACGCGGTTGCGGCCGGTCACTCGATGCCTCCCCAGGGGGACGGAACCTGTTCGTTCACGGAGCTGATCAGCGCGTTCAGGTCGATGCGGACGAGATCGACGTCCGCGATGCGCAGGGTGAGGTCACCCGTGATGACGACCCCGCCGGCGAGGAGCCGGTCGAGGAGATCCACCAGGGCCACTTCACGGCGTTCGATCACGGTCACGGGCCGTCCTCCACGCTCTCCACACCGTCTCGACCCTCTCGACCCTCTCGGCTCTCTCCGCCCTCTCCACCCTCTCCGCTGAAGGAATAGACCGCCCACGGCCCGGTGAGTTCCACCCGCAATCCCGGTTCCTCGCCCTTCGTGCGGTCCACCAGTTCCACGAACTCCTCGGAATGGGTACGCGGCACCAGATAGGCCGCGTTCAGCACATTGCGTCCCGCCACGCCGGACAGCGCGGAATTCTGCGGGGCGTGCAGCCGGGTGTCCTCGGCGAACTCCGAGAGGGTGCCGTGCAGAGCGCGCGCGAACCGGTCGGCGTTCTCCCACATCTCCTCGTGGGCCCGGTGGCTCCGCCGTCGCTGCCGCAGATAGTCGCGCCCGGAGGAGACCTTGGCGGGCTCTTGGGCCGCCTCCCCCTCCTCGGACTCCGCGTACACCTTGACGCCCCACTCCACCCGGCCCGCCAGCCGGTCCAGGGTCCGCCGAAAGCCCTCCTCGCGGGCCTCCAGCATGACCCGTACGCCGCTGTCGTCGCGGAACACGGTGCCGAGCCGGAGCGGCAGGGGCGTGGTGACGACGGTGAGGGCGTCGATCACGCTCTGGTGGGCACGGGCTGTCTCGGTCAGCCAGTCCAGGTCCTCCAGATGGGCGCGCAGCGGCTGCTCCGCGAAGTCGCGCTCCGGCACCTCGCTGACCACGGCGATCAGGTCGTGGTGACGCAGTTGCCGGGGCGGCGCGCCCGCGACCCCGGTGAGCTGGGACTGGAGCGCCGCGTCGAAGGGGCGGCAGACGGCGTACACGTAACGCAGTCCGGTCATGAGGGCTCCTCTCTGGCGCGGCCGCGCTCGATGGCCGGCTCCGGCTCCCGCCGGTACCCGTCCTCGTCCAGCTCCGCGAGCCGGGCACGCAACTCGGCGTTCTCACGGGAGAGTTCGTCGCGGCGGGCGTTGGAGGACAGCGCCGGGTCGGTCTCCCACCAGTCGATCCCCATCTCCTTGGCCTTGTCGACGGAGGCGACGATCAGGCGCAGCTTGATCGTGAGCAGTTCGATGTCGAGCAGGTTGATGCGGATGTCACCCGCGATCACCAGACCTTTGTCGAGTACACGCTCCAGGATGTCGGCCAGATTGGCACTCCCACCGCTCTGGCCGTACGGCTCGGGGACCCGGCTCGGGAAGGTCATCGACGGCTCCTGCCCGCCGCGGCCGGTTCCTCGTCCTCATCCTCGTACGGTTCCTCCTCGGTGTCCTCCCCGGCGTCGCCCTCGGCCTCGGGAACGTCCTCGTACTCGTCCTCGGGGACCTCTTCCGAGTCCTCCGCGTCCTCCGCCACGTCCTCGTCGGCGTACTCGTCGGTCTCATCGGCCTCGTCGGAGTCGCGGGGCTCCTCGTCCGGCTCCGGCTCCTCGTCGTACTCGGCCTCGGCGTCGTCGTCCTCCGGCGCCCCGGCCTCCTGCTCCTCCTGCTCCTCCTCCGCGAGGGCGTCCTCGTGGCTGACGGCGACATCGCCGTCGCGGATCTCACCGCGCCAGCCGTCCTCGGCCTCGCCCCTGAGGGTGATGAAGCGGGCGAAGTTCTTGAGGTCGAGCCGGGCCCGGCGGCCCTGGGCCCGCCAGATGTTGCCGGTCTTCTCGAAGAGACCCTTCGGGTAGTACTCCAGGACCAGCAGGACCCGGGTGAGGTTGTCCCCCAGGGAGTGGAAGGTGACGGCGCCCTTCGTGGTGCCCTTGGCACCCTCCGACGTCCAGGTGATCCGCTCGTCGGGCACCTGTTCGGTGGTGTGGGCCTTCCAGCTCCGGCTGGACCAGAAGATCTTCAGCTGCCAGTCGGAGTGGGTGTCGTCGGCCCGGTTCGCGCTCTTCACGCCCTTGGCGAAGGTGCTGAAGCTCTGGAACTGGGTCCACTGGTCGTACGCCGTGCGCACCGGCACCCCGACGTCGATGGACTCGATGATCACCGTGGGCTTGTTGCCCGAGCCGCCCTTGCGTTTACCCTTGCCGCCGCCGAGGTTCTTGAGCGCGCCGAGCACGTTGTCCTTGGCGCGGCCGGCGCCCACCTCCAGGGCGGTGCGCAGCGGCCCCTTGCCCTCGGCGAGCTTGCGCCCGCCGTCGAGGGCGAGCTTGGCGAAGCCGGGGCTGTTGCCGTCGGCGATGTCGTTGAGCTTGCCGGTCGTCTCACCGAGCTTGCGGCCGGCGCCGACCAGGAGCCGCTGCGCCTGGACGGCCAGATACTCCCGGGCCTCGGCCTTGAGGTGGTCGACGGCCTCGCCGTGGACCACCTCGGTGAGCGGGTTGCTCCTCGTCGCGTTCTCCGCCCGATCCGTCGCGCGTCCGTTCGCCGCGCCGAGGGTCTCAGTCATCGTCGCCGCCTCCCCTCGTGGCCCGCGACCCGGTGGCCTTGCGCGCGTCCTTCTTGGCGGGAGCCTTGCCGGGGGCGGTCTTCTTGGCGGTCGCCCTCTTCGCCGCGGTCTTCCGTGCCGGGGCGGCGGCCTTCTTGGCGGGAGCCTTCTTCGCTGCCGGCCTCCCCTCCGACCTGGGTGCCGTCTTCTTCGCCGGGCGCCTGCGCGCGGGCTTCTCCTCAGGTTCCTCGTCGTGCTCGTCGTGCTCGTCGTGCTCGTCACGCGTGTCGGCGTACTCGTCGTCGTCCGCCTCGTCCGCGTACGCGTCGTCGCGGTCCTTCCCGCCGCGCCCCGGCAGGTCGGGGGCCACGTCCGCGAGCTGGTCGCGCACCTGCGAGGTGCGTCCGTGCAGCCGGTCGGCGAGCCCTTCTATCTGCCGCTCGACCAGCGCCCCGGTGGCCGCTTTGCCGACACCGCGCAGGTCCCCGCGGAGTTGGTCCCCGATCTCCTTGAACTGCGGGTTGTTCCGCAGTTGCTGGGAGACCAGGTCCGCGAGCACCCGCGGACTCAGCTGCATCCGCTTGCCGGCCACCATGGTGCCGACCGCGAACGCGAGTTTCATCTTCTTCGTACGTCCGAGGACGTATCCGGCCCCTACGGCGAGGCCCAGTCCGATTCGATTCATTGTGTCTTCCCGTTCCCGGTTCCTGTGCTCCTCTGCGAGCTGATCTCCAGCCGGTCCAGGAGTTCGTCCTCCAATCGGTCGAACTCCTCCTCATCGATCTCGCCCGCTTCGAGCCGCTGCTCGAGGCGGGCGAGATCGGCACGGACGGCCGCCGGGTCGTAGTACTGGCGCTCGGCCTCGGTGACCACTTGTCTCACCGCCCAGAGGCTGCCGCGCACCGGTGCGAACGGCAGCAGCAGCACCTCGGTGATCAGTCCCATGTACTCGCCTCCTCAGCCGTGGAACGCCGTGCGCGCCACCCGTCGGCGTCCCGGCGTGGACATGCGCGGAACGCACGGAACGCACGGAACGCGCTGTCAATGCGTCGTCTCGGCGGGCTGTGCCGGCCCCGGTTCGACGAAGCTGTACGGCGGCAGCGGCCCGTTCACGCGCACCTCGATGTGCGGATGGCTCTTGCGGACCTCCTCCACGGCGTCGATGAACACCGCGGCCGACTGCCGGTCCACGAGGAACGACAGATTGGCCAGCCAACCGGTGGAGTCGGGGCCCGCGCTGACGGCCGCGGCGACCGGCTCCAGCGCCCGCTGCAGCGCCGCCGCGTCGTCGGCCTCGCGGGCCTGCACCGCGGCGACGACCATCTCGCCGAGCCGCAGCCGGTCCTCGTACGTGCCGCCACCCGCCTGCCGGTTGGCCTCGGTCATGGCGCGCAGCTCGGGGTTCTCGCCCATCACCCGGTGGAGCACGGCCTCTTCGTCGTGGCTGGCCTTCACGTTGTACTCGACCTTGCCGTCGAGGGCGCCGAGCCGTTCCAGGTAGTGCTTCGCGCGTTCGGCGAGCACGCCGGTGACGGACGCGTCGTCCGGTGCGACACTGCCGAACCGCATGGGCAGCACGGAACCGTTCGCACCCGCCTCGCTCAGGACGTTCTGGTGGGCGAGCAGGTCCTTGCGCTTGGGGCGCAGCCCCTCGGGGGCCTCACTGACGATCGCCGCCAGCTCACCCTCCGTGAGGACGCGCACCGGGCGCGCGGGGTCGCCCACCCCGCCCACGCCCTCGGGGAGGGCGGGGTGCGAGCTCGCCGTGATGCCATAGACGTACGTGCTCACTCCTGTTCCTCC is from Streptomyces sp. NBC_01314 and encodes:
- a CDS encoding SRPBCC family protein, which codes for MTETLGAANGRATDRAENATRSNPLTEVVHGEAVDHLKAEAREYLAVQAQRLLVGAGRKLGETTGKLNDIADGNSPGFAKLALDGGRKLAEGKGPLRTALEVGAGRAKDNVLGALKNLGGGKGKRKGGSGNKPTVIIESIDVGVPVRTAYDQWTQFQSFSTFAKGVKSANRADDTHSDWQLKIFWSSRSWKAHTTEQVPDERITWTSEGAKGTTKGAVTFHSLGDNLTRVLLVLEYYPKGLFEKTGNIWRAQGRRARLDLKNFARFITLRGEAEDGWRGEIRDGDVAVSHEDALAEEEQEEQEAGAPEDDDAEAEYDEEPEPDEEPRDSDEADETDEYADEDVAEDAEDSEEVPEDEYEDVPEAEGDAGEDTEEEPYEDEDEEPAAAGRSRR
- a CDS encoding DNA primase yields the protein MNRIGLGLAVGAGYVLGRTKKMKLAFAVGTMVAGKRMQLSPRVLADLVSQQLRNNPQFKEIGDQLRGDLRGVGKAATGALVERQIEGLADRLHGRTSQVRDQLADVAPDLPGRGGKDRDDAYADEADDDEYADTRDEHDEHDEHDEEPEEKPARRRPAKKTAPRSEGRPAAKKAPAKKAAAPARKTAAKRATAKKTAPGKAPAKKDARKATGSRATRGGGDDD
- a CDS encoding gas vesicle protein K, coding for MTGRNRVELEPDTVERDLVKLVLTVVELLRQLMERQALRRFDTGELSEDQEERIGLTLMLLDDRMTELRERYGLRPEDLNLDLGPLGPLLPRE
- a CDS encoding gas vesicle protein, which translates into the protein MTVIERREVALVDLLDRLLAGGVVITGDLTLRIADVDLVRIDLNALISSVNEQVPSPWGGIE
- a CDS encoding gas vesicle protein GvpG; protein product: MGLITEVLLLPFAPVRGSLWAVRQVVTEAERQYYDPAAVRADLARLEQRLEAGEIDEEEFDRLEDELLDRLEISSQRSTGTGNGKTQ
- a CDS encoding GvpL/GvpF family gas vesicle protein is translated as MSTYVYGITASSHPALPEGVGGVGDPARPVRVLTEGELAAIVSEAPEGLRPKRKDLLAHQNVLSEAGANGSVLPMRFGSVAPDDASVTGVLAERAKHYLERLGALDGKVEYNVKASHDEEAVLHRVMGENPELRAMTEANRQAGGGTYEDRLRLGEMVVAAVQAREADDAAALQRALEPVAAAVSAGPDSTGWLANLSFLVDRQSAAVFIDAVEEVRKSHPHIEVRVNGPLPPYSFVEPGPAQPAETTH
- a CDS encoding GvpL/GvpF family gas vesicle protein produces the protein MTGLRYVYAVCRPFDAALQSQLTGVAGAPPRQLRHHDLIAVVSEVPERDFAEQPLRAHLEDLDWLTETARAHQSVIDALTVVTTPLPLRLGTVFRDDSGVRVMLEAREEGFRRTLDRLAGRVEWGVKVYAESEEGEAAQEPAKVSSGRDYLRQRRRSHRAHEEMWENADRFARALHGTLSEFAEDTRLHAPQNSALSGVAGRNVLNAAYLVPRTHSEEFVELVDRTKGEEPGLRVELTGPWAVYSFSGEGGEGGESREGREGRDGVESVEDGP
- a CDS encoding methyltransferase domain-containing protein, with product MSKARETAVYTHGHHESVLRSHTWRTAANSAAYLLGSLKPHMKILDIGCGPGTITADLAALVPDGQVTGVDHAPGILDQARATAAERGLGNVDFAVADVHSLDYPDDTFCVVHAHQVLQHVGDPVRALREMCRVTRPGGLIAVRDSDYAAMTWYPGSPGMDHWLDLYRRVARANGGEPDAGRRLKSWALRAGLTDITATSATWTYATADERAWWSGLWADRTVASAYAERATESGHATAEQLHAIGAAWREWGRQEDGWFAVLHGEILCRKAA
- a CDS encoding gas vesicle protein — translated: MTFPSRVPEPYGQSGGSANLADILERVLDKGLVIAGDIRINLLDIELLTIKLRLIVASVDKAKEMGIDWWETDPALSSNARRDELSRENAELRARLAELDEDGYRREPEPAIERGRAREEPS